Genomic segment of Peromyscus leucopus breed LL Stock chromosome 23, UCI_PerLeu_2.1, whole genome shotgun sequence:
GTGGGGTGCACTGCTGACAGACAAGCCATGATGGACCTGACTTCAGTTCTCTCCCTGgaaacctgggtcctcctggCAATCAGTCTGGTGCTTTTATACCGGTGAGTAACCACCAAAGATCCTTTCCCACCGTGTCCTCGGGATGGGGGTAATACTCAGACCTATATTCTGTCTGCAAGGTCAAAAGTGGTATcagaagcaggggctggagagatgtctcagtgttttagagcactgactgctcttctagaggactcaggtttgaatCCTGCcatccacatgtggctcacaatcatctgtaactacagtttcatgggatctgatgccctccacaggcactaTAATAAAACTTTAGAAAGGGAGCAGAAGATGAAATTAACTcttgtaaaaacattttaattacatgtttttatttatagggGCTACAGGCAGTATatgagacgtgtgtgtgtgtgtgtgtgtgtgtgtgtgtgtgtgtgtgtgtgtgtgtagacaactttggggagtcagttctctcctatcacATGGctcctggggttcaaactcagattgtcaacaCTgacagccagtgcctttacccgTGGAGTCATCTTGAAGGCACAAAATGAAGGGACAACTgagttcattttgcattttttggCATAAGGAGGGATCAAACCAGAGCCTGTATGtgctagtcaagcactctactactgaactatagCCTATTTATGCTAACTCTTAAAGTTCATATTGACAGTGTGCAAATCTGCTGGGCACACCCACATGTACTTTCAGCTCCCTTTTGCTGAGGGTGAGGAGGTTTTCTGATAAGATTTACTCTGGCTATGACCTGATTGACTTTTCAGGTTACCCCTAGATCCACCAGAACTCAGTAGAAACTGATATGAACAGAGGGCTGCCATGCACACTGGCACACTGGACCCCTCAGCTTTTCCCTAAGCTCTCTGGAAACTGGAGGGACAGCCAAGCTGTTTGTTTTCCTCATATTAGGGTTTTGGTCACGTTTATcacctctcttctgtgtgtggtcACAAGGCTTTCTGTTTCACTTTATAGATTCGGGACCCATAAGCATGATATCTTTAAGAAACAGGGAATTCCTGGGCCCAAGCCTCTGCCATTTGTAGGAACTCTGCTGAATTACTACAAGGTGAGTGTTGATTGAACTCCCAATATGGCTTCCCTTGATGGCCAATAATGGTTTAGTTCTATTAAAGTAAGGTATCAGTTGTCCTGCCCTGTCACTCTCCCTtattccactgagccatctggctggtgCCACTAAATGTTACCAAAGAACAAAATTTTCTCTGTCAGAAACAGTAAACCTCCTTTTTATGGGATTTGAGGGTTTGGTTCCCTGGCTACAGAAGGGTTGGTACATACAGGGCAATAAATGGATTTCACACTATTTCTCTTTCCAGGGTGTATGGAAATTTGATATCGAGTGCTATAAAAAGTATGGGAAAATATGGGGGTGAGTATTCTGGAAAGTTCCATGGAGTTGATCTTTTTAGGAGGATGTGCTCTACATGTGCAAGGACAATGCCAGCCCAGGACTGTAGTCATGCACCTCTCTGTTGTAAGGGTGATGCCATGTGTCATTAAGTGCCATGGCTCCCAAGTCTAACTATCTTGAGAACATTGTACACTGTGGCTTTTTGACAGGTTTTGGTGTTCCATAGACTCTGGGCCTTGTGTTTtgctgctttgctttgtttttgagacatggtttctctgtataacagctctggttgtcctggaacttactctgtagaccagactgaccttgaactcacagagatccacctgcctctgcttcctgagttttgGAATTGAAGTTGTNNNNNNNNNNNNNNNNNNNNNNNNNNNNNNNNNNNNNNNNNNNNNNNNNNNNNNNNNNNNNNNNNNNNNNNNNNNNNNNNNNNNNNNNNNNNNNNNNNNNNNNNNNNNNNNNNNNNNNNNNNNNNNNNNNNNNNNNNNNNNNNNNNNNNNNNNNNNNNNNNNNNNNNNNNNNNNNNNNNNNNNNNNNNNNNNNNNNNNNNNNNNNNNNNNNNNNNNNNNNNNNNNNNNNNNNNNNNNNNNNNNNNNNNNNNNNNNNNNNNNNNNNNNNNNNNNNNNNNNNNNNNNNNNNNNNNNNNNNNNNNNNNNNNNNNNNNNNNNNNNNNNNNNNNNNNNNNNNNNNNNNNNNNNNNNNNNNNNNNNNNNNNNNNNNNNNNNNNNNNNNNNNNNNNNNNNNNNNNNNNNNNNNNNNNNNNNNNNNNNNNNNNNNNNNNNNNNNNNNNNNNNNNNNNNNNNNNNNNNNNNNNNNNNNNNNNNNNNNNNNNNNNNNNNNNNNNNNNNNNACCCCAAATCCAGACTTTGATTCTCATGTTACGTGACTCTCACTCTGgttatacaacatattgtcacAGGAGGTCCCAGTCCAACTTAGGGAGTCTGACCCCGGGACCAGTGGAGTCTTTGTAAAGTGATAGGTTATGTCAATCAAGACACTACgagttgccgggcgttggtggcgcacgcctttaatcccagcactcgggaggcagagccaggcagatctctgtgagttcgaggccagactgggctaccaagtgagctccaggaaaggtgcaaagctacacaagagaaaccctgtctcgaaaaaaacaaaaaaaaaaaaagacactacgAGTCACTTAAAGacaaaacagttaaaaaaatcaaaattaagaatCACAAGTGGAATTTTTAAGTCTAGTTGTGTATATGTGACAGTTGCTAATactattttctgtgatttttgcaAATTGAAAACACTgtaagtggctggagagatggcaccacAGTGAAGAGCACTATTGTTCCTGCatacaacctgagtttggttcctagcacccaagttgcatggctcacaatcacctgtaactccagctccagggggatccaatgcctctggcctccatgaccATCAGCACTCatgtgcagagacacacacacatgcacgtacacatatttaaaattaatagatatagatgtttaaaaataaaatattgaagtaaaaattcataattaaatgtttaagatacgatattaaagttaaaattaaatattgtaaagtaaaaaataaatccttaaaacattaaaattttaaatgaaaaaaaattataataagataTTTCAGTCTCTGGCttcagatgtagctcagtgtagaATGACTACCTAGAGTGTACCAGGCCCTTGTTTTGATACATTGAGctgaaaaagcaaatgaaaatacaaattgaAATGAGGCGCCATTACCAACTTCCCCAAGACTCAGAAAGTATGGCAGGCAGGGCAGAAAGAACATGAGagccaggcagggagaggagagtgCAAAGTGCTGTCTtccctggtctggaactcaacTGCTGCTGGGGATGACCTCCAACAGGCCCTGTGGGTGATTTGACTGTCAACACTGCAGCAGGAAGCTCAGGGGCCTGAGCCTGCCTGAGGATTTACACACAGCTAACCCTGGAATGGGGAGGAAAATGGCCCCATGAACACCAGATCAGCCCCTGGGGTCTACACGGTGAAATGGAGAACTGACTgccacatgttgtcctctgacatttACATGTGCACCAGGGAACACATCCCCTCTCTGATAAATAAACAAgtataacaaaaaggaaaaaggaaacagttGCTGGTAGAGGGCAAGAAGTTCTATGTTAGTGTGAACCTGCTcactcctgtaaataacctctTGCTCTCTCAAGCTTCTGTAAGTAAGTCCAATTAAATTCATTGGTACGGACAGAGACACATAAaactaatgaaaaatgaaagcaaaatgtttcatataaaaatgatattagggccaggtgtagtggcacacacttttaatcccagcacttggaaggcagaagcaggtggatgtcTAAGTTCAAAGCAAAGCTGGTTCTGCATcttgagttcctggacagccagtgCTGCTTAAAGAGATCcagcttttaaaaaacacaataaatggatgaataaataaggtATTAGTTCAGTGAAAAGTTGAGAAAACACTATCAAGTATTGACAAGCAATAATATTTCCAGGAGACATTCACACAAGGCCATTGGACAGACAGCAAAGCCTGTTGCAGACATTGAATGACATGATCTTTATGAGCTATGTCAACTCAGCAGACCCTGTGTTCAGGCCTGTAGTTCCCTAAGGATGGAGGAGAAGAGatgaagaagcaggaagagccaGAGCCTCCTCCCACTTGTTTGTGTCTCCTGGCAATGATGACACCTACTCCAAAGCTCTACCCAAACTCCAACATCAATGACAGGGAACAGTTCCTGCTGCCGACTCAGCTGCTTTACAGGACCATTGAGGATGTAGATCCAAGGAAGAACACTGGCTTTTAAATACATTGGATCTCCAAAGTCTGTTCAGTTACACGGGACACAATGATATACTCTTCTGTCAGAAGGCTTGGCAGGGGgtggtggtagctcacaacttcAATTCcaaaactcaggaagcagaagcaggtagatctctgtgagttcaaggtcagtctggtctactgagtaagttcaaggacaaccagagctgttacacagagaaaccatgtctcaaaaacaaagcaaagcagcaAAACACAAGGCCCAGAGTCTATGGAACACCAAAGCCTGTCAAAAAAGCC
This window contains:
- the LOC119086542 gene encoding cytochrome P450 3A31-like is translated as MMDLTSVLSLETWVLLAISLVLLYRFGTHKHDIFKKQGIPGPKPLPFVGTLLNYYKGVWKFDIECYKKYGKIWG